A genomic segment from Hemitrygon akajei chromosome 27, sHemAka1.3, whole genome shotgun sequence encodes:
- the mpz gene encoding myelin protein P0, translated as MCHNGKAASVCCVAVLYALSVLSSTHAISVSTHHNLHKTVGSDVTLYCGFWSSEYVSDLTTLSWRFRPDNSREIISIFHYGNGVPYIEKWGQFKGRVEWVGDISKHDGSIVIRNLDYIDNGTYTCDVKNPPDVIGTSSDVHLTVYDRIPPIGAGVVSGAIIGTFLGIILLIVGGLYLFRYIVRRRARSETIFFKGASAAERGKASGKSGTGTKGPVLYATLDQSKSGKGASEKKAKTSESKRERK; from the exons TGCTGAGCTCCACACATGCCATCTCGGTGTCCACGCACCATAATCTCCACAAAACTGTCGGCTCGGATGTGACGCTGTACTGTGGATTCTGGTCCAGTGAGTACGTCTCTGATCTCACCACACTGAGCTGGAGATTCCGCCCTGACAACTCCAGAGAAATTATCTCG ATCTTTCACTATGGCAATGGAGTTCCTTACATTGAGAAGTGGGGCCAATTCAAAGGGAGAGTGGAATGGGTTGGGGATATATCCAAGCACGATGGTTCAATTGTCATCCGAAATCTGGACTACATCGACAATGGTACCTACACCTGTGATGTCAAGAACCCTCCAGATGTGATTGGAACCTCATCAGATGTTCATCTGACAGTCTACGACAGAA TTCCCCCCATCGGTGCTGGAGTTGTGTCGGGTGCTATCATCGGCACCTTCCTTGGGATCATTCTACTAATTGTTGGAGGACTATACCTGTTCCGCTACATTGTCCGGAGACGGGCAAGGAGTGAGACCATCTTCTTCAAAGGAGCCAG TGCTGCAGAACGTGGAAAGGCCAGCGGGAAGTCTGGGACTGGGACTAAG GGCCCTGTCCTCTACGCCACCCTGGACCAGAGCAAGAGCGGCAAGGGGGCCAGTGAGAAGAAGGCGAAGACCTCGGAGTCCAAGAGGGAGCGGAAATAG